Proteins encoded within one genomic window of Ascaphus truei isolate aAscTru1 chromosome 8, aAscTru1.hap1, whole genome shotgun sequence:
- the AICDA gene encoding single-stranded DNA cytosine deaminase: MDSLLLKRNTFLYHYKNMRWARGRHETYLCYIVKRRYSAASCAMDFGHLRNRSGCHAEVLFLRYLSGWVGHDPDRRYRVTWFSSWSPCWDCARRTTDFLLAHPNLTLRIFISRLYFCEERNAEPEGLRRLQRAGVRLGVMNYKDYFYCWNTFVETREARFEAWDKLHDNSVRLSRKLRRILQPPYDMEDLHEAFDLLGL; the protein is encoded by the exons ATGGACAG CCTCCTGTTGAAGCGCAATACGTTCCTGTATCACTATAAGAACATGCGCTGGGCCCGAGGTCGCCATGAGACGTATCTATGCTACATTGTGAAGCGCAGATATAGTGCCGCCTCTTGCGCTATGGACTTCGGGCACCTGCGGAATCGCAGCGGTTGCCATGCGGAGGTGTTGTTCCTGCGCTACCTGTCCGGCTGGGTGGGACATGACCCAGACAGAAGATACCGAGTCACCTGGTTCAGCTCGTGGAGCCCATGTTGGGATTGCGCCCGGCGCACCACGGACTTCCTGCTCGCTCACCCGAATCTCACCCTGCGCATCTTCATTTCTCGGCTCTACTTCTGCGAGGAGCGCAATGCGGAACCCGAGGGCCTGCGCAGGCTGCAGAGAGCCGGGGTGCGGCTTGGGGTCATGAACTACAagg ATTATTTTTACTGCTGGAACACCTTCGTGGAGACCCGTGAGGCTCGATTCGAGGCTTGGGACAAATTGCACGACAACTCAGTCAGACTGTCCCGAAAACTGAGACGTATATTACAG CCACCATATGATATGGAAGATTTACATGAAGCCTTTGACCTCCTGGGACTCTGA